The following coding sequences lie in one Nitratireductor mangrovi genomic window:
- a CDS encoding ABC transporter substrate-binding protein, translated as MRLTKLAAATAVLSALVVGPALADLMVPSLSYRTGPYAPNGIPYADGFADYFTLLNERDGGINGVKVNVVECETGYNTEKGVECYESTKGQGALVYHPLSTGITYQLIPKATADGIPVHSMGYGRTSAADGSVFEWIFNYPGTYWDAASIIVKHISDQEGGDLNGKKLALVYHNSAYGKEPIRTLEELAKKHGYELTLLPVDHPGQEQKSQWLQIRRDRPDYVIMWGWGVMNQVAVQEAANIRYPMDHFIGVWWSGSENDVVPAGAGADGYKAIAFHAPGTDFPLFDDLKKHVVDAGKAAGDGSHVGEVLYNRGMYAAITVAEAIRKAQEMHDTKDITPAQMRDGMENSVIDEARWAELGLPGYAPTIKVTCSNHGGPGLGAIQQWNAETKTWSLVTDFMEADREVVDALIKEDSEAYAKENNITPRDCAS; from the coding sequence ATGAGACTGACAAAACTGGCTGCAGCAACCGCGGTGCTTTCCGCGCTCGTCGTCGGGCCGGCGCTTGCCGACCTGATGGTGCCGAGCCTGAGCTACCGCACCGGGCCTTACGCGCCCAACGGCATTCCCTATGCCGACGGCTTCGCCGACTATTTCACGCTTCTCAACGAGCGTGACGGCGGCATCAACGGCGTCAAGGTGAACGTGGTCGAGTGCGAAACCGGCTACAACACCGAAAAGGGCGTCGAGTGCTACGAATCGACCAAGGGTCAGGGCGCGCTCGTCTATCACCCGCTGTCGACCGGCATCACCTATCAGCTGATCCCCAAGGCGACGGCCGACGGCATCCCGGTGCATTCGATGGGCTACGGCCGCACGTCGGCGGCAGACGGCTCGGTGTTCGAGTGGATCTTCAACTATCCGGGCACCTACTGGGACGCGGCCTCGATCATCGTCAAGCACATCAGCGACCAGGAAGGTGGCGACCTCAACGGCAAGAAGCTGGCGCTGGTCTACCACAACTCGGCCTACGGCAAGGAGCCGATCCGCACGCTCGAGGAACTGGCCAAGAAGCACGGCTACGAGCTGACCCTGCTTCCGGTCGATCATCCGGGCCAGGAGCAGAAGTCGCAATGGCTGCAGATCCGGCGTGACCGTCCCGACTATGTCATCATGTGGGGCTGGGGCGTCATGAACCAGGTCGCCGTCCAGGAAGCCGCCAACATCCGCTATCCGATGGATCATTTCATCGGCGTGTGGTGGTCCGGCTCCGAGAACGACGTCGTCCCCGCCGGCGCCGGTGCGGACGGCTACAAGGCGATCGCGTTCCACGCTCCGGGCACCGACTTCCCGCTCTTCGACGACCTTAAGAAGCATGTCGTTGACGCCGGCAAGGCGGCGGGCGACGGCAGCCATGTCGGCGAGGTGCTCTACAACCGCGGCATGTACGCGGCGATCACCGTGGCCGAGGCGATCCGCAAGGCGCAGGAGATGCACGACACCAAGGACATCACCCCTGCCCAGATGCGCGACGGCATGGAGAACAGCGTCATCGACGAGGCCCGCTGGGCCGAACTCGGCCTGCCGGGCTATGCGCCCACGATCAAGGTGACCTGCTCCAACCATGGCGGTCCCGGCCTCGGCGCCATCCAGCAGTGGAACGCCGAGACGAAGACCTGGTCGCTCGTGACCGACTTCATGGAAGCCGACCGCGAAGTGGTCGACGCGCTGATCAAGGAAGATTCCGAGGCCTACGCCAAGGAAAACAACATCACGCCGCGCGACTGCGCCTCCTGA
- a CDS encoding ABC transporter ATP-binding protein has translation MTDAALARDEAETILAVNNVEVIYNHVILVLKGVSLSVPRGGIVALLGANGAGKTTTLKAISNLLRAERGEVTKGTIEFDGERIESSSPSDLVRRGCIQVMEGRHCFGHLTIEENLMTGAFTRRDGAANVKRDLDMVYGYFPRLKERRGSMAGYTSGGEQQMTAIGRALMSRPKMILLDEPSMGLAPQLVEEIFEIVKKLNEEQGVSILLAEQNTNIALRYAKYGYILESGRVVMDGEAKALRENEDVKEFYLGVGGEGRRSFKNVKHYKRRKRWLA, from the coding sequence ATGACGGACGCGGCGCTGGCCCGGGACGAGGCCGAGACCATCCTTGCGGTCAACAATGTCGAGGTGATCTACAATCACGTCATCCTCGTGCTCAAGGGCGTGTCGCTGTCGGTGCCGCGCGGCGGCATCGTGGCGCTGCTCGGCGCCAACGGTGCCGGCAAGACCACCACCCTGAAGGCGATCTCCAACCTGCTCCGGGCCGAGCGCGGCGAGGTCACCAAGGGCACCATCGAATTCGACGGCGAACGCATCGAATCCTCCTCGCCCAGCGATCTCGTCAGGCGCGGCTGCATCCAGGTCATGGAAGGCCGCCATTGCTTCGGCCACCTGACCATCGAGGAAAACCTGATGACCGGCGCCTTCACGCGCCGTGACGGAGCCGCCAACGTCAAGCGCGACCTCGACATGGTCTATGGCTACTTTCCGCGCCTGAAGGAGCGCCGCGGCTCCATGGCCGGCTACACCTCGGGCGGCGAACAGCAGATGACGGCGATCGGCCGGGCGCTGATGTCGCGGCCGAAGATGATCCTGCTAGACGAACCCTCGATGGGCCTCGCCCCGCAGCTGGTCGAGGAAATCTTCGAGATCGTCAAGAAGCTCAACGAGGAGCAGGGCGTGTCGATCCTGCTCGCGGAGCAGAACACCAACATCGCGCTGCGCTACGCCAAATATGGCTACATCCTCGAATCCGGCCGCGTGGTGATGGACGGCGAAGCCAAGGCGCTGCGCGAGAACGAGGACGTCAAGGAATTCTATCTTGGCGTCGGCGGCGAAGGCCGGCGCTCGTTCAAGAACGTCAAGCACTACAAGCGCCGCAAGCGCTGGCTCGCCTGA
- a CDS encoding branched-chain amino acid ABC transporter permease: MLYREAGDFKSTYVADMQTFPIRGERLLFWVFVAGCFLIVPFLINDYWEKSIIIPFLVWSMIAIGLNILTGYCGQVSLGTGGFMAVGAFACYKLTTAFPDLNIIAIIVMSGFVTAGVGMLFGLPSLRIKGFYLAVATLAAQFFLVWFFNKFGWFYNYSASGQITAPERFLFGVAVTGPNAPPWATYLLCLSFVFVFAWVARNLTRGRLGRSWMAMRDMDIAAQIMGISPFSAKLSAFAISSFYVGMGGAMFFAVYLGAAEVTEAFSIDKSFDALFMIIIGGLGSILGSFLGAAFIVVFPVLLKNIMVGWLGWSTDLAAHLEIMTVGGLIIFFLIVEPHGLAQLWRLTKEKLRLWPFPY; encoded by the coding sequence ATGCTCTACCGTGAGGCGGGTGACTTCAAGTCGACCTATGTCGCCGACATGCAGACCTTCCCGATCCGGGGCGAGCGGCTGCTGTTCTGGGTGTTTGTCGCGGGCTGCTTCCTGATCGTGCCGTTCCTGATCAACGACTATTGGGAAAAGTCGATCATCATCCCGTTCCTGGTCTGGTCGATGATCGCCATCGGCCTCAACATCCTGACCGGCTATTGCGGGCAGGTGTCGCTCGGCACCGGCGGTTTCATGGCGGTCGGCGCGTTTGCCTGCTACAAGCTCACCACTGCCTTCCCGGACCTCAACATCATCGCCATCATCGTGATGTCGGGCTTCGTCACCGCCGGCGTCGGCATGCTGTTCGGGCTGCCGTCGCTCCGGATCAAGGGGTTCTACCTGGCGGTCGCCACGCTCGCGGCGCAGTTCTTCCTGGTCTGGTTCTTCAACAAGTTCGGCTGGTTCTACAACTACTCCGCCTCCGGCCAGATCACCGCGCCGGAACGGTTCCTGTTCGGCGTCGCCGTCACCGGGCCGAACGCCCCGCCCTGGGCGACCTATCTCCTGTGTCTCAGCTTCGTGTTCGTCTTCGCCTGGGTGGCGCGCAATCTGACCCGGGGCCGGCTCGGGCGCAGCTGGATGGCCATGCGCGACATGGACATCGCCGCGCAGATCATGGGCATCTCGCCGTTCTCGGCCAAGCTTTCGGCCTTCGCGATCTCGTCCTTCTATGTCGGCATGGGCGGGGCGATGTTCTTCGCCGTCTATCTCGGCGCGGCCGAGGTCACCGAGGCGTTCAGCATCGACAAGTCGTTCGACGCGCTGTTCATGATCATCATCGGCGGCCTTGGCTCGATCCTAGGCTCGTTCCTCGGCGCCGCCTTCATCGTCGTCTTTCCGGTGTTGCTGAAGAACATTATGGTGGGCTGGCTCGGCTGGTCGACCGATCTTGCCGCGCATCTGGAGATCATGACGGTCGGCGGACTGATCATCTTCTTCCTGATCGTCGAGCCGCACGGGCTGGCGCAGCTCTGGCGGCTAACCAAGGAGAAACTCCGGCTCTGGCCATTCCCGTATTGA
- a CDS encoding Re/Si-specific NAD(P)(+) transhydrogenase subunit alpha, with protein MGQTIFVPSESDATEGRVAASPETVKRFAGLGFDVIVEKGAGSASRIPDADFASAGATIGKASDISKADIVLKVRRPSPSELKSYRKGAAVFAAMDPYGNEAEIAAMGKAGVSAFAMEFMPRITRAQSMDVLSSQANLAGYRAVIDAAAEYDRALPMMMTAAGTVPAAKVFVMGAGVAGLQAIATARRLGAVVTATDVRAAAGEQVASLGAKFIMTDALKDASGEGGYARELTDAEKKAQAELVADHIAKQDIVITTALIPGRPAPRLVSAEMVKSMRAGSVIVDLAVERGGNVEGAVAGKIVTTANDVKIVGHLNVPGRVASSASLLYAKNLYAFIETMVDKEKKSFAIDREDELVKATLLTHDGAVVHANFADAAAAAPAAKKPAAKAPAAPRARKSAAAKPAAKRTAAKKPASGAKPEGDA; from the coding sequence GTGGGACAGACAATCTTCGTGCCCAGTGAATCCGATGCGACCGAGGGTCGCGTCGCGGCCTCGCCGGAAACGGTCAAGCGTTTCGCGGGGCTGGGCTTCGACGTGATCGTGGAGAAGGGCGCGGGTTCCGCCTCGCGCATTCCCGACGCGGATTTCGCCTCGGCCGGCGCGACCATCGGCAAGGCCTCCGACATTTCGAAGGCCGACATCGTGCTCAAGGTGCGGCGCCCGTCGCCGTCCGAGCTCAAATCCTACAGGAAGGGCGCGGCGGTGTTTGCCGCCATGGACCCTTACGGCAACGAGGCCGAGATCGCCGCGATGGGCAAGGCCGGCGTCTCCGCCTTCGCCATGGAGTTCATGCCGCGCATCACCCGCGCGCAGTCGATGGACGTGTTGTCGAGCCAGGCGAATCTTGCCGGCTACCGCGCCGTCATCGACGCGGCGGCCGAATATGACCGCGCGCTGCCGATGATGATGACGGCAGCCGGCACCGTGCCGGCGGCCAAAGTCTTCGTCATGGGTGCCGGCGTTGCCGGCCTGCAGGCGATCGCGACCGCGCGCCGCCTCGGCGCCGTGGTCACCGCGACCGACGTGCGCGCCGCCGCCGGCGAGCAGGTCGCCTCGCTCGGCGCCAAGTTCATCATGACCGACGCGCTCAAGGACGCCTCGGGCGAGGGCGGTTATGCCCGCGAGCTCACCGACGCGGAGAAGAAGGCGCAGGCCGAACTCGTCGCCGACCACATCGCCAAGCAGGACATCGTCATCACCACGGCGCTGATCCCTGGCCGCCCGGCGCCGCGGCTGGTGTCGGCCGAGATGGTCAAGTCGATGCGCGCCGGCTCGGTGATCGTCGACCTTGCCGTCGAGCGCGGCGGCAATGTCGAGGGCGCGGTGGCCGGCAAGATCGTCACCACCGCCAATGACGTGAAGATCGTCGGCCATCTCAACGTGCCCGGACGCGTCGCTTCCTCGGCCTCGCTGCTTTACGCCAAGAACCTCTACGCCTTCATCGAGACCATGGTCGACAAGGAAAAGAAGAGCTTCGCCATCGACCGCGAGGACGAACTGGTCAAGGCAACGCTGCTCACCCATGACGGCGCCGTCGTGCATGCCAACTTCGCCGATGCGGCCGCAGCCGCGCCTGCGGCGAAAAAGCCGGCAGCGAAGGCTCCCGCGGCGCCCCGCGCCCGCAAGAGCGCGGCCGCGAAGCCGGCGGCAAAACGGACGGCCGCGAAGAAACCTGCCAGCGGCGCCAAGCCGGAGGGAGACGCCTGA
- a CDS encoding aa3-type cytochrome c oxidase subunit IV, protein MADNTPTGPVETGADMDYSEHEKTYSLFLMLTKYGSIVCAALLIAMAFGFFAGGGFIASTVLFLLVTGLAAYILR, encoded by the coding sequence ATGGCCGACAATACGCCGACCGGGCCGGTCGAAACCGGCGCCGACATGGATTATTCGGAGCACGAGAAGACCTATTCGCTCTTCCTGATGCTGACGAAATACGGCTCCATCGTCTGCGCCGCGCTGCTCATCGCCATGGCGTTCGGCTTCTTCGCCGGCGGCGGCTTCATCGCATCCACCGTTCTGTTCCTGCTGGTCACCGGCCTAGCGGCGTACATCCTGCGCTAG
- a CDS encoding branched-chain amino acid ABC transporter permease — MSPGFLYFLETVLNGLMTGVMYSLVALGFVLIFKASGIFNFSQGVMALFAALTLVGLQTGQVPFAHLINAIFGTDIHHFGWTLPAFVAIVGTLAVMVAFAYLFEKLVLKHLVNQEPIILFMATIGLAYFLEGFGDLMWGADIKTLDIGIPSGGSFWLEDVTREWATEGSDYFGMYIDKLDVVAALVAVVLVTVLMLFSQYTATGRALRAVADDHQAAMSVGISLRNIWVIVWSIAGFVALVAGIMWGAKSGVQFSLSLIALKALPVLILGGFTSIPGAIVGGLIIGVGEKLAELYIGPLVGGAIENWFAYVVALGFLLIRPQGLFGEKIIERV; from the coding sequence ATGAGCCCCGGCTTTCTGTACTTCCTCGAAACGGTCCTCAACGGCCTGATGACCGGTGTCATGTATTCGCTGGTCGCGCTCGGCTTCGTGCTGATCTTCAAGGCGTCCGGCATCTTCAACTTCTCGCAGGGCGTGATGGCGCTGTTCGCCGCCCTGACGCTGGTCGGGCTGCAGACCGGGCAGGTGCCGTTCGCGCACCTGATCAACGCCATCTTCGGCACCGACATCCACCATTTCGGCTGGACGCTGCCGGCCTTCGTCGCGATCGTCGGCACGCTCGCCGTCATGGTTGCCTTCGCCTATCTGTTCGAGAAGCTGGTGCTGAAGCACCTCGTCAATCAGGAGCCGATCATCCTGTTCATGGCGACGATCGGGCTGGCCTATTTCCTCGAGGGTTTCGGCGACCTGATGTGGGGCGCCGACATCAAGACGCTCGACATCGGCATTCCGTCCGGCGGCTCGTTCTGGCTCGAGGACGTGACGCGCGAATGGGCGACCGAGGGCTCCGACTATTTCGGCATGTATATCGACAAGCTCGACGTTGTCGCTGCGCTCGTCGCCGTGGTGCTGGTGACGGTGCTGATGCTGTTTTCGCAATACACGGCCACCGGGCGCGCGCTGCGCGCGGTCGCCGACGACCACCAGGCCGCCATGTCGGTCGGTATCTCGCTGCGCAACATCTGGGTGATCGTGTGGTCGATCGCCGGCTTCGTGGCGCTGGTCGCCGGCATCATGTGGGGCGCCAAGTCTGGTGTGCAGTTCTCGCTGTCGCTGATCGCGCTCAAGGCGCTGCCGGTGCTGATCCTCGGCGGCTTCACCTCGATCCCGGGCGCCATCGTCGGCGGGCTGATCATCGGCGTCGGCGAGAAGCTGGCCGAACTCTATATCGGCCCGCTGGTCGGCGGCGCCATCGAGAACTGGTTCGCCTATGTGGTCGCGCTGGGCTTCCTGCTGATCAGGCCGCAGGGCCTGTTCGGCGAAAAGATCATCGAGAGGGTTTGA
- a CDS encoding vWA domain-containing protein yields MRHGNFLRQVFLAAFTTLTMAAAATVAQAAERAIIVLDASGSMWGRIGEEPKITIARTVLKDVLGRLPGEVELGMIAYGHRRKGQCDDIELLVEPGAGTSGAIAAAADGLSPLGKTPLSDSVRIAAEALKYTEEKATVVLITDGIETCNADPCALGRELEASGVDFTTHVVGFGLSAEEGRQVACLAEETGGLYLPAEDAGQLTEALDQPLTEIAEAAEPEAPAEETPAPEPAELPEAWLAADDSVEIGRPLTVIWDGPAYRRDAVQIFDSEARGGEGRIVASRRIVNGDLDEQTVTLLAPVRPGTYQLRYWWGEGNEVLATRPVEVVEAPVSLAAPATVGLSKTFVVEWVGPGARRDVIQIVDPGKPDGTNPVLRSKRLVNDDFDNRKVSLVAPAEPGFYRLQYFSGDGREVLATREIEVLDAEVALDAPHEVPIAVRFTVGWTGPGARRDAIEIFDPQANAGDGKVIESRRIVNGDMDARTVDLHAPARPGPYQLRYYNGENRAVLATRPLTVVEAEVALEAPEAVGMGRAFTVKWTGPGARRDAIQLFNPQARAGDGEVVASARIINGDMEAHTVRLNAPASTGDYQLRYYNGENSAVLATRAITIEEIAVGLTAPDTALIAHTIEIGWEGPGATRDAIELFDPAAKAGQGEVRVSQRILNGDMDARTVRLVVPAIPGDYVLRYFNGDSRKVLAERPITVEPMEVALDAPSTVPAGQFFEASWVGPGAARDAIEVFDPEARAGKGQVLAATRLINGDYDGRTVKMRAPKEPGSYLLRYFNTGSRVVLFETPIVVE; encoded by the coding sequence GTGCGACACGGCAATTTCCTGCGGCAGGTCTTTTTGGCGGCGTTCACGACGCTGACGATGGCGGCGGCCGCGACGGTGGCACAGGCCGCCGAACGGGCCATCATCGTGCTCGACGCGTCCGGCTCGATGTGGGGCCGTATTGGCGAGGAGCCGAAGATCACCATTGCCCGCACCGTGTTGAAGGATGTGCTCGGCCGCCTGCCCGGTGAGGTCGAGCTCGGCATGATCGCCTATGGCCATCGCCGCAAGGGGCAGTGCGACGATATCGAGCTCTTGGTCGAACCCGGCGCCGGCACATCCGGCGCCATCGCCGCCGCCGCCGACGGGTTGAGCCCGCTCGGCAAGACGCCGCTCTCGGATTCGGTGCGCATTGCCGCGGAAGCGTTGAAATACACCGAGGAGAAGGCCACCGTCGTTCTGATCACCGACGGCATCGAGACCTGCAATGCCGACCCTTGCGCGCTGGGCCGCGAACTGGAGGCCTCCGGGGTCGATTTCACCACCCATGTCGTCGGCTTCGGCCTCTCCGCCGAGGAAGGGCGGCAGGTCGCCTGCCTCGCCGAGGAAACCGGCGGCCTCTACCTGCCGGCCGAGGATGCCGGCCAGCTCACCGAGGCACTCGACCAGCCGCTGACCGAAATCGCCGAGGCGGCGGAGCCGGAAGCGCCGGCCGAAGAGACACCGGCCCCGGAGCCGGCCGAGCTTCCCGAGGCGTGGCTTGCCGCCGACGACAGCGTCGAGATCGGCCGGCCGCTGACCGTCATCTGGGATGGCCCCGCCTACCGCCGCGACGCGGTGCAAATCTTCGATTCGGAGGCGCGCGGCGGCGAGGGCCGCATCGTCGCTTCGCGGCGCATCGTCAATGGCGACCTCGACGAGCAAACGGTGACGTTGCTGGCGCCGGTGCGTCCCGGCACCTACCAGTTGCGCTACTGGTGGGGCGAAGGCAACGAGGTGCTCGCCACCCGCCCGGTCGAGGTCGTGGAGGCGCCGGTCTCGCTTGCCGCGCCTGCGACCGTCGGCCTGTCGAAAACCTTCGTCGTCGAATGGGTCGGTCCCGGCGCGCGGCGCGACGTGATCCAGATCGTCGATCCGGGCAAGCCTGACGGCACCAATCCCGTGCTGCGCTCGAAGCGCCTCGTCAACGACGATTTCGACAACCGCAAGGTGTCGCTGGTGGCGCCGGCCGAGCCCGGCTTCTACCGGCTGCAATATTTCAGCGGCGACGGCCGCGAGGTGCTGGCCACACGCGAGATCGAGGTCCTCGACGCCGAGGTTGCGCTCGACGCGCCGCACGAGGTGCCGATCGCCGTTCGCTTCACCGTAGGCTGGACCGGACCCGGGGCGCGCCGCGACGCGATCGAGATCTTCGACCCGCAAGCGAATGCGGGCGACGGCAAGGTGATCGAATCGCGCCGCATCGTGAATGGCGACATGGACGCCCGCACCGTCGACCTTCACGCGCCGGCCAGGCCCGGTCCTTACCAGTTACGCTACTATAATGGCGAAAACCGCGCCGTGCTGGCGACGCGCCCGCTGACCGTGGTCGAGGCCGAGGTCGCGCTCGAGGCGCCCGAGGCGGTCGGCATGGGCCGTGCCTTCACCGTCAAATGGACGGGTCCGGGTGCGCGCCGCGACGCGATCCAGCTCTTCAACCCGCAGGCGCGCGCAGGCGATGGCGAGGTCGTCGCCTCGGCCCGCATCATCAATGGCGACATGGAGGCCCATACCGTACGCCTCAATGCGCCGGCGAGCACCGGCGATTACCAGCTCCGCTATTACAATGGCGAGAATTCCGCCGTGCTGGCGACACGGGCGATCACGATCGAGGAAATCGCCGTCGGGCTGACGGCGCCGGACACGGCGCTGATCGCCCACACGATCGAGATCGGCTGGGAAGGCCCCGGCGCGACGCGCGACGCGATCGAGCTTTTCGATCCCGCGGCAAAGGCCGGGCAGGGCGAGGTGCGGGTGAGCCAGCGTATCCTCAATGGCGACATGGACGCGCGCACCGTCAGGCTCGTCGTGCCGGCCATCCCGGGCGATTATGTGCTGCGCTACTTCAACGGCGACAGCCGCAAGGTGCTGGCCGAGCGTCCGATCACGGTCGAGCCGATGGAGGTGGCGCTCGACGCGCCGTCGACGGTGCCGGCCGGGCAGTTCTTCGAGGCCTCATGGGTCGGGCCGGGCGCGGCGCGCGACGCGATCGAGGTGTTCGACCCCGAGGCCCGCGCCGGCAAGGGCCAGGTGCTTGCGGCGACGCGGCTCATCAATGGCGACTATGACGGCAGGACGGTGAAGATGAGGGCGCCGAAGGAGCCCGGCTCCTACCTGCTGCGCTATTTCAACACCGGCAGCCGCGTGGTCCTGTTCGAGACCCCGATCGTCGTCGAGTAG
- a CDS encoding ABC transporter ATP-binding protein yields the protein MNRAVDPRDLQVHADDGIAKGDVLLEVNNVSLRFGGVKAITDISFDILKGEIRAIIGPNGAGKTSMLNVINGFYTPQEGTITFRGVERRAMRTTDAARQGIARTFQNIALFKGMTTLDNIMTGRITLQTSNIFSQALWFGPAVREEIAHRQRVEEIIDFLEIQHIRKVPVGRLPYGLQKRVELGRALAAEPSLLLLDEPMAGMNLEEKEDMSRFILDVNSQFGTTIALIEHDMGVVMDISDRVVVLDYGRKIGDGTPDEVSKNQDVIDAYLGVPHE from the coding sequence ATGAACCGGGCAGTCGATCCGCGCGACCTCCAGGTCCATGCCGATGACGGCATCGCCAAGGGCGACGTGCTGCTTGAGGTCAACAACGTCTCGCTGCGTTTTGGCGGCGTGAAGGCGATCACCGACATCTCCTTCGACATCCTGAAGGGCGAGATCAGGGCGATCATCGGCCCCAATGGCGCCGGCAAGACGTCGATGCTGAACGTCATCAACGGCTTCTACACGCCGCAGGAGGGCACGATCACCTTCCGCGGCGTCGAGCGGCGCGCCATGCGCACCACCGATGCTGCCCGTCAGGGCATCGCGCGCACCTTCCAGAACATCGCGCTCTTCAAGGGCATGACGACGCTCGACAACATCATGACCGGCCGCATCACGCTGCAGACGAGCAACATCTTCTCGCAGGCGCTGTGGTTCGGCCCCGCGGTGCGCGAGGAGATCGCCCACCGCCAGCGCGTCGAGGAGATCATAGACTTCCTCGAGATCCAGCATATTCGCAAGGTGCCGGTCGGGCGGCTGCCATACGGCCTGCAGAAGCGGGTCGAGCTTGGCCGCGCGCTCGCCGCCGAACCCTCGCTGCTGCTGCTCGACGAGCCGATGGCCGGCATGAACCTCGAGGAGAAGGAGGACATGAGCCGCTTCATCCTCGACGTGAACAGCCAGTTCGGCACCACGATCGCGCTGATCGAGCACGACATGGGCGTCGTCATGGACATTTCCGATCGCGTCGTCGTGCTCGACTACGGCCGCAAGATCGGTGACGGCACGCCGGACGAAGTCTCGAAGAACCAGGACGTCATCGACGCCTATCTCGGCGTTCCGCATGAATAG